The Legionella cincinnatiensis genome includes a region encoding these proteins:
- a CDS encoding linear amide C-N hydrolase, which translates to MKKNIFLGLIFTLLVTSSYSCTTVFWNNNDKAKVVARTVDLFIPDTPTILVYSRGMTRQGEAGPNSLKWKSKYGSVVVTEFKTSAASDGINEHGLSAHLLYLTGSSFEARNEKLPALSNTLWAQYILDNYKTVAEVVNSTNDFQLTETVLHDKKWPLHLSVQDPSGDAAVIEFIDGKKIVYHGSQYTVMTNEPAYKIQLENLKNYKSFGGKLALPGDCDPLSRFVRVATYLKTLPSPKDIREAVAGVLSVIRTAMVPFGAVDTSGNETEDAWATRWVSVADLTNKTFYFNTTITPNIIWLDLNKLDFSEGKPVLSLDPNDMSLVGDVQNLMKKS; encoded by the coding sequence ATGAAGAAGAATATTTTTTTAGGACTTATTTTTACATTGCTTGTTACGAGCTCATACAGTTGCACCACTGTGTTTTGGAATAACAATGATAAAGCAAAAGTAGTCGCTCGTACTGTAGATTTATTTATTCCCGACACGCCAACAATTCTTGTATATTCTCGTGGAATGACTCGCCAAGGAGAAGCCGGTCCTAATTCGTTGAAGTGGAAGTCAAAATACGGCTCGGTGGTTGTTACTGAATTTAAAACTTCAGCTGCTTCTGATGGCATCAACGAGCATGGTTTATCGGCTCACTTACTTTACTTAACTGGCTCATCTTTTGAAGCACGCAATGAGAAACTTCCTGCTCTTTCAAATACCTTATGGGCACAATACATTTTAGATAATTATAAAACTGTTGCTGAAGTAGTAAACTCTACCAATGATTTTCAACTAACAGAGACCGTTTTACATGATAAAAAGTGGCCACTTCATCTAAGTGTGCAAGATCCTAGTGGAGATGCAGCGGTAATTGAGTTTATTGATGGTAAAAAAATTGTTTATCATGGCTCTCAATATACCGTCATGACTAATGAACCTGCTTACAAAATCCAATTAGAAAACTTAAAAAATTATAAATCATTTGGTGGAAAATTAGCTTTGCCGGGGGATTGCGATCCATTAAGTCGTTTTGTTCGTGTAGCAACTTATCTAAAAACATTGCCGAGCCCAAAAGATATACGCGAGGCAGTGGCTGGAGTTTTATCAGTGATTAGAACGGCGATGGTTCCTTTTGGTGCCGTTGATACCTCAGGAAACGAAACAGAGGACGCATGGGCAACTCGCTGGGTTTCGGTAGCTGATTTAACCAATAAAACTTTTTATTTTAACACGACCATCACCCCGAACATTATTTGGCTTGATCTAAACAAGCTCGATTTTAGCGAAGGAAAGCCGGTATTATCTCTGGATCCTAATGATATGAGTTTAGTGGGTGATGTTCAAAATCTGATGAAAAAGAGCTAA
- a CDS encoding efflux transporter outer membrane subunit, producing MWLIRGIACLSLYVLASCTISLPQQSQVKNIKAVPNMEHAIKKSLQKKNTFSQGTWPNKQWWMSYNSHELNLLVTEALGHNPSIQEVKKRIEVAKQKAMVTRSVLFPLVFFNADENRQYISHNGLYRAFNPSFPLNANLLDLSLSFNYEVDFWGQNRNLFRAALGEAKAQEAEAAEVELITSTATAQAYFAYKTNLIRKELYVQLINVRQKIARLQNLLVQKGLSSKLPALETSEKLFEAKKLLSSITDELTVNKHLINTLTGRGPDDPLSINSSLPRLPKSLNIPQILPLDFLARRPDLMAQIWRAKALAYKTGAAMAEFYPNINLVGLLGLESTGWKKLFDISSGTAAFRPALSLPIFTAGAIRANIKATKAQFDAAIDAYNNLLLYSTQEVLDVLAFAEDIYQQKVEQERVVELAKQRYELSYLRQKKGLDSLFDLYFLQEEVIQKRIVDVTLLYNQYLASIKLTKALGGGYYQNTIPLVKNS from the coding sequence ATGTGGCTAATCAGAGGAATTGCTTGCTTGAGCTTGTATGTATTAGCATCCTGCACTATCTCGCTGCCTCAACAAAGCCAAGTTAAAAATATAAAAGCGGTTCCCAACATGGAACATGCTATTAAAAAAAGTCTGCAAAAAAAGAATACTTTTTCTCAAGGAACATGGCCAAACAAACAATGGTGGATGTCTTATAATTCTCATGAACTTAATCTCCTAGTCACAGAAGCTTTAGGCCATAACCCATCAATTCAAGAGGTCAAAAAGCGCATTGAGGTCGCTAAACAGAAAGCGATGGTGACGCGCTCTGTGCTCTTCCCCTTAGTCTTTTTTAACGCAGATGAGAATAGACAATATATCAGTCACAACGGTTTATATCGCGCCTTCAATCCTTCATTTCCCTTAAATGCTAACCTTTTAGATCTTTCACTTTCATTTAATTATGAAGTTGATTTTTGGGGACAAAATCGTAATCTTTTTCGTGCTGCTCTAGGAGAAGCAAAAGCACAAGAAGCAGAAGCAGCTGAAGTAGAATTGATTACAAGCACAGCAACTGCACAAGCTTATTTTGCTTATAAAACAAATCTCATAAGAAAAGAATTATATGTACAATTAATTAACGTACGACAAAAAATTGCAAGATTACAAAACTTACTTGTACAAAAAGGACTTTCTTCAAAATTACCCGCGTTAGAAACTTCAGAAAAATTATTTGAAGCAAAAAAATTACTCTCAAGTATTACTGACGAACTTACTGTAAATAAACACTTGATTAATACTTTAACCGGACGTGGACCTGATGATCCTTTATCAATCAACTCCTCACTTCCAAGGTTGCCTAAGTCATTGAATATTCCGCAAATACTGCCGTTAGATTTCTTGGCTCGCAGGCCTGATCTTATGGCGCAAATTTGGCGTGCTAAGGCTTTGGCTTATAAAACAGGAGCAGCAATGGCTGAGTTTTATCCCAATATAAATCTTGTTGGCCTTCTTGGTCTGGAAAGTACTGGTTGGAAAAAACTTTTCGATATATCTAGTGGTACAGCAGCATTTAGACCTGCATTAAGTTTGCCTATTTTTACTGCGGGAGCGATACGAGCCAATATCAAAGCAACTAAAGCACAATTCGATGCAGCAATTGATGCATATAACAACCTGCTCCTCTACAGCACTCAAGAAGTTCTTGATGTCTTAGCATTTGCTGAGGATATTTATCAACAAAAGGTAGAACAAGAGCGCGTAGTTGAATTGGCAAAACAGCGTTATGAACTCAGTTACTTGCGTCAGAAAAAGGGATTAGATAGTCTATTTGATCTTTATTTTTTGCAAGAAGAGGTCATTCAAAAAAGAATTGTAGATGTTACTTTACTGTATAACCAATATTTAGCCTCAATAAAATTGACCAAAGCCTTAGGAGGCGGTTATTACCAAAATACGATACCCTTGGTGAAAAACTCATGA
- a CDS encoding efflux RND transporter periplasmic adaptor subunit, translating into MKKKSSSFYFAIILLVLFLFLFLYWLFVWRYEVYTNDAYVQGNQVYIKSLHPGFVTGIYTDDSFLVKKGQLIVSLNETDSIIALEKAKKKLAKTVRDVCQAFHDVFILAADIDVKKAELLKAQQNLKHRYDVIDAKGVSLEDYQHAQDDLKASIASLKSTKNNYQKMLAFVQGTSIIEHPWVQEAAQEVRDAWVQLYRCKIYAPVDGLVAQRTIQVGMWVSPKDPLMSIIPLDQIWVNANYKETQLKKMRLGQKVKFTSDLYGSSVVFHGKIVGLPGGAGNAFSLLPPENLSGNWIKIVQRLPVRVALVQDELKKHPLRIGLSLEVTTDLTDQDGSLVPTSTSDSPHYVTDIFQKEETGDKELIAEIIKSNLDPNLLAYANTPLILNKFALNERRK; encoded by the coding sequence ATGAAAAAGAAATCTTCCTCTTTTTATTTCGCAATCATTCTTCTTGTTCTATTTCTTTTTCTTTTTTTGTATTGGTTGTTTGTTTGGAGATATGAAGTTTACACTAATGATGCTTACGTCCAAGGAAACCAAGTCTATATCAAATCCTTACATCCTGGATTCGTTACAGGTATTTATACGGATGATAGTTTTCTAGTGAAAAAGGGGCAGCTGATTGTTTCTTTAAATGAAACTGACTCCATTATCGCGCTTGAAAAAGCAAAAAAGAAGCTTGCTAAAACTGTACGTGATGTATGCCAGGCATTTCACGATGTATTTATATTAGCCGCAGATATAGACGTAAAAAAAGCAGAACTGCTAAAAGCACAGCAAAATCTGAAACACCGCTATGATGTAATTGATGCCAAAGGGGTTTCTTTGGAGGATTATCAGCATGCCCAAGACGATCTTAAAGCCTCAATAGCGTCGCTAAAAAGCACTAAGAATAATTATCAAAAAATGCTCGCCTTTGTACAAGGCACTTCAATTATTGAACATCCATGGGTACAGGAGGCAGCACAAGAAGTACGTGATGCCTGGGTCCAATTATATCGCTGTAAAATTTATGCTCCTGTAGATGGTCTGGTAGCGCAAAGAACCATTCAAGTAGGCATGTGGGTCTCTCCTAAAGATCCGCTGATGTCCATTATTCCTCTGGATCAAATATGGGTTAACGCCAACTATAAGGAAACACAACTTAAAAAAATGCGTCTTGGACAAAAAGTTAAATTTACTTCGGATCTTTATGGTTCTAGTGTTGTGTTTCACGGCAAAATTGTGGGTTTACCTGGAGGAGCAGGCAATGCTTTTTCATTATTACCCCCTGAAAACCTCTCCGGAAATTGGATTAAAATCGTCCAAAGATTACCTGTTCGAGTAGCACTAGTACAAGATGAGTTAAAAAAACATCCCCTTAGAATCGGCCTCTCTTTAGAAGTCACAACTGATCTGACTGATCAAGATGGCTCTTTAGTACCTACATCTACTTCAGACTCGCCTCATTATGTGACTGATATTTTTCAAAAAGAAGAAACTGGTGATAAGGAACTAATAGCAGAAATTATTAAAAGCAATTTAGATCCAAATCTCCTGGCATATGCTAATACACCTCTCATTTTAAATAAATTTGCTTTAAATGAGAGAAGAAAATAA
- the lspE gene encoding GspE family T2SS ATPase variant LspE translates to MEHEEKLLQIPYSFAKNNGIVVANEMTNNQATVYYLSNTSLQALAEVKRLLQCGFSLKKVDESAFQQELAHVYQSKSSILDAAGGMEEDMDLSLLASQLPVSEDLLENQDDAPIIRLLNALFTQAIKQKASDIHIETYEDRVLVRNRIDGVLHEVLEIQRAIAPLVISRVKVMAKLDIAEKRIPQDGRISLRIGGHNIDVRVSTLPSNHGERVVLRILDKQAAQLDLNLLGMPKATLKAMRKMIAEPHGIILVTGPTGSGKTTSLYAMLTELNQVTRNILTIEDPIEYDLEGIGQTQVNTKVQMTFAKGLRAILRQDPDVVMIGEIRDLETAEIAVQASLTGHLVLSTLHTNSALGALTRLRDMGVESFLLSSSIVGLIAQRLVRKLCSHCKTPHQLRDDEKELMGLTSDTDISKVCEPKGCDLCNHLGYRGRTGIYELITIDEVLRGMIHRHEDLQTMEEHLRPTSPSIRDDGFKRVLAGDTSLAEILRVTTQS, encoded by the coding sequence ATGGAACATGAAGAAAAATTACTACAAATCCCCTACAGTTTTGCAAAAAACAACGGGATTGTAGTGGCTAATGAAATGACCAATAACCAGGCTACCGTTTATTATTTATCAAATACGTCCCTGCAAGCTCTGGCAGAAGTAAAACGTTTATTACAATGTGGGTTTTCTTTAAAAAAAGTGGATGAATCGGCTTTCCAACAAGAATTAGCTCACGTTTATCAATCTAAATCATCCATATTAGATGCTGCGGGGGGCATGGAAGAAGATATGGATCTTTCATTACTTGCCAGTCAACTACCTGTTAGTGAGGATTTATTAGAAAACCAAGATGATGCCCCAATAATACGTTTGCTAAACGCCCTATTTACTCAAGCAATAAAACAAAAAGCATCTGATATTCATATTGAAACCTATGAAGATAGAGTCTTGGTACGTAATCGCATTGATGGTGTATTGCATGAAGTTTTAGAAATTCAACGTGCCATTGCTCCTCTGGTAATTTCCAGAGTCAAAGTGATGGCAAAATTAGATATTGCAGAAAAACGCATTCCACAAGATGGGCGTATTTCACTACGCATTGGTGGCCATAATATCGATGTACGTGTCTCTACTCTTCCCTCTAATCATGGAGAACGGGTAGTTTTGAGGATCTTGGATAAACAAGCTGCCCAATTAGATTTAAATCTGCTAGGCATGCCTAAAGCGACTCTAAAAGCGATGCGGAAGATGATTGCAGAACCTCATGGTATTATTTTAGTGACTGGTCCAACAGGTTCTGGAAAAACGACCTCTTTATATGCCATGCTGACTGAATTAAATCAAGTCACCCGAAATATTCTTACCATTGAGGATCCTATAGAATATGATCTTGAGGGTATAGGACAAACTCAAGTGAACACCAAAGTACAAATGACCTTCGCTAAAGGTCTAAGAGCTATTCTCAGGCAAGATCCTGATGTAGTCATGATAGGAGAAATTCGTGATCTCGAAACTGCTGAGATTGCAGTTCAAGCCAGTCTTACTGGACACCTTGTACTTTCTACGTTACATACAAATAGCGCCTTAGGAGCATTGACTCGCCTACGTGATATGGGGGTAGAGTCCTTTCTTTTATCATCCAGTATTGTTGGACTTATTGCACAACGACTGGTTAGAAAATTATGTTCCCATTGCAAAACTCCGCATCAATTAAGAGATGATGAAAAGGAGCTCATGGGACTCACTTCTGATACGGACATATCCAAAGTTTGTGAACCTAAAGGGTGTGACTTATGCAATCACTTGGGTTACAGAGGAAGAACGGGTATTTATGAACTTATCACCATAGATGAAGTATTAAGAGGTATGATTCATCGTCACGAAGATTTGCAAACTATGGAAGAACATCTGCGCCCAACAAGTCCTAGCATTCGCGATGATGGTTTTAAACGAGTACTTGCTGGAGATACTTCACTTGCTGAAATTCTTCGAGTAACAACCCAAAGTTAA
- a CDS encoding TetR/AcrR family transcriptional regulator, whose translation MTQELTIQHCDKRKEIILKAALKCFLQFGYNKTSMEDVAKEAHLSRPLIYLKFKNKEELYIEVIEYLTEGRIEKAKQALETYESKKQKLMKFYEILLLKPWEQVMERPMSADLYWTYKTLFQELAQKHKLLALQCIENVFENKEIALLFVLAVEGLKSDLPDTKTLKNRLKMLIDRFV comes from the coding sequence ATGACTCAGGAACTCACCATACAACATTGTGATAAAAGAAAGGAAATAATTCTTAAAGCTGCTCTTAAATGTTTTTTACAGTTTGGATACAATAAAACATCAATGGAGGACGTGGCTAAAGAAGCTCATTTATCGAGACCACTCATCTATTTAAAGTTTAAAAATAAAGAAGAACTTTATATTGAGGTTATTGAATACTTAACAGAAGGGCGTATTGAAAAAGCAAAGCAAGCCCTAGAAACCTATGAATCCAAAAAACAAAAACTCATGAAATTTTATGAGATTTTGCTATTAAAACCGTGGGAACAAGTGATGGAAAGACCTATGTCTGCTGATTTGTATTGGACCTATAAAACACTTTTCCAGGAACTTGCTCAAAAACATAAACTACTCGCGCTACAATGTATAGAGAACGTTTTTGAGAATAAGGAAATTGCCCTCTTATTTGTCTTGGCAGTCGAGGGTTTAAAATCTGATTTACCCGATACAAAAACACTAAAAAATCGATTAAAAATGCTTATAGATCGGTTTGTATAA
- a CDS encoding efflux transporter outer membrane subunit, with protein sequence MNLYPYYLLFGVGINLLTSCAVGPDFVKPSAVPSKTYTATIKKQFGGRELKLKYVPTNWWTSFHSSALNEMMQQGKKHNYSLTVMQENLAQAREMVKAAKGQLWPQGTMDAGIGRQKYGAASFGPIDTSIPAFTYYQIGPSANYILDVFGGTRRTIEKQQAIADYQQQELNATYLTVTGNIAEAFLEIAELNSQLTATQEIILDDKKNVQLVRKAFDLGATTQTQVLSAQSQLTKDETLLPPLYQRIKVAQSKLSILLGIPPAHFKIDTFKLKDITLPKELPLSLPSKLVHKRPDILAAESILHAASADIGIATAQLYPNITISATAMQEALIPLNGSSNAWSLIGNLTTPIFNGGTLRAQRRASIHAYQSAYANYQQIVLNAFGEVHNVLYALLHDEEEVMLQKKAVNTAKNSLKLARVSFNEGNVGVLEILNAERDYAQARLGYVRAQAQRYQDTVKLYLALGG encoded by the coding sequence ATGAACTTGTATCCGTATTATTTACTTTTTGGGGTGGGAATTAATTTATTGACTTCGTGTGCTGTTGGCCCTGATTTCGTGAAGCCTAGCGCTGTACCCAGTAAAACGTACACAGCAACAATAAAAAAACAATTTGGAGGAAGAGAGCTTAAATTAAAGTATGTGCCCACAAATTGGTGGACATCATTTCATTCATCGGCATTAAATGAAATGATGCAGCAAGGGAAAAAACATAATTACTCCTTAACCGTCATGCAAGAAAACCTGGCTCAAGCACGTGAAATGGTAAAAGCTGCTAAAGGACAATTATGGCCCCAGGGAACCATGGATGCAGGTATTGGTCGCCAAAAATATGGTGCTGCTTCATTTGGACCAATTGATACGTCTATTCCAGCATTTACTTATTATCAAATAGGCCCTAGCGCAAATTATATACTGGATGTATTTGGGGGAACTCGTCGCACCATTGAAAAACAACAGGCTATAGCGGATTATCAGCAACAAGAATTGAATGCTACCTATCTTACGGTTACTGGTAATATTGCAGAAGCTTTTTTAGAAATAGCCGAATTAAATTCTCAGTTAACTGCTACTCAAGAAATCATTCTTGATGATAAAAAAAACGTGCAATTGGTACGAAAAGCTTTTGATTTAGGAGCAACTACTCAAACACAAGTTTTAAGTGCTCAAAGCCAATTAACTAAAGATGAAACTCTATTACCCCCTCTATATCAACGAATAAAAGTCGCACAAAGTAAGTTAAGTATTTTACTGGGTATTCCTCCGGCACATTTTAAAATAGATACTTTTAAGTTAAAAGATATTACTTTACCCAAAGAATTACCCTTAAGTCTTCCATCTAAACTGGTACATAAAAGGCCCGATATTCTTGCCGCAGAATCCATACTTCATGCTGCAAGTGCAGATATTGGAATTGCCACGGCACAACTTTACCCTAACATCACTATATCAGCTACAGCCATGCAAGAAGCCCTTATCCCATTGAATGGTTCTTCTAATGCTTGGAGCCTTATTGGAAATTTAACTACACCCATTTTTAATGGAGGGACATTGCGTGCGCAACGTCGAGCATCCATACATGCTTATCAATCAGCTTATGCAAATTACCAACAAATTGTTTTAAATGCTTTTGGAGAAGTACATAATGTGCTGTATGCACTGCTGCATGATGAAGAAGAAGTAATGTTGCAAAAAAAAGCAGTGAACACAGCAAAAAACTCCTTGAAATTGGCTAGGGTTAGTTTTAATGAAGGAAATGTTGGGGTTTTAGAAATTCTTAATGCTGAACGGGATTATGCACAAGCTCGATTGGGTTATGTCCGCGCCCAAGCGCAACGTTATCAGGATACTGTCAAATTATATCTTGCGTTAGGAGGATAA
- a CDS encoding DHA2 family efflux MFS transporter permease subunit, giving the protein MTDFSTTTLSRESMPYKAITFSVMLATIMQSLDSTIANVALPHMQGSLAATQDQMSWVLTSYIVAAAIAIPLTGWLAGYLGRKLVFLTSIAGFTFSSILCGIAGSLPEMVVFRLMQGVFGAALVPLSQSILFDINSKENFGKAMALWGVGVTLGPILGPALGGWLTENYNWRWVFYINVPIGILSFIGLYFFLSETKTQKSQFDFMGFITLSIGVSALQLMLDRGELKDWFSSPEIILETIISGLGFYLFLIHSITYKTPFINLEIFKDRNFVAGNVLIFVLGIVLFATLALIPPLLQNQLNYPVITAGIVTAPRGVGTMVAMILVGKIINRVDPRFLVGAGLLTTAFSLWGMTSYSLYIDSWAIIWVGVVQGFGIGLAYVALSTVTFSTLTGALRNEGTSLFNLMRNIGSSIGISIVTSLLTSNTQINHGVLASHITPYNIAANNAYFANHIDVSTPAGLASLNYMLTNQATMIAYIDDFKLMMLITLGVLPLLCFIKKPKDKVEHSIAMD; this is encoded by the coding sequence ATGACTGATTTTTCTACAACAACGCTTTCTAGAGAAAGTATGCCTTATAAGGCAATTACCTTTTCTGTAATGCTCGCTACCATCATGCAATCACTTGATTCTACTATTGCCAATGTAGCTTTACCTCACATGCAAGGGTCGCTGGCTGCGACCCAAGACCAAATGTCCTGGGTTCTCACTTCATACATTGTTGCAGCAGCCATCGCAATCCCACTGACAGGATGGTTGGCAGGTTATTTGGGACGAAAATTGGTTTTTTTAACATCAATAGCAGGATTTACTTTTTCTTCGATTTTATGTGGAATAGCGGGAAGCTTACCTGAAATGGTTGTTTTTAGACTCATGCAAGGGGTCTTTGGGGCCGCATTAGTACCTTTATCACAATCAATTTTATTTGATATTAATTCGAAAGAAAATTTTGGTAAAGCAATGGCCTTGTGGGGTGTTGGTGTAACCCTTGGGCCTATATTAGGGCCTGCATTAGGTGGATGGCTCACTGAAAATTATAATTGGCGTTGGGTTTTTTATATCAATGTTCCTATTGGTATCCTTTCGTTCATTGGACTTTATTTTTTCCTATCAGAGACAAAAACCCAAAAAAGCCAATTTGATTTTATGGGTTTTATCACCCTAAGCATTGGTGTCAGTGCTTTACAATTAATGCTTGATCGAGGAGAGTTAAAAGATTGGTTTAGCTCTCCAGAAATTATACTGGAAACGATTATTTCTGGACTAGGGTTTTATCTTTTTCTGATTCATAGCATTACTTATAAGACACCCTTTATTAATCTTGAAATATTTAAGGATCGTAATTTTGTAGCAGGTAATGTGCTGATTTTTGTTCTTGGAATAGTTCTTTTTGCAACCCTTGCTTTAATTCCTCCTTTGCTCCAAAACCAATTGAATTACCCAGTGATCACTGCAGGTATAGTCACTGCACCCCGAGGAGTTGGTACTATGGTTGCTATGATATTAGTGGGAAAAATTATTAATCGCGTAGATCCTCGTTTTTTGGTTGGTGCAGGCTTGCTCACTACTGCTTTTTCTCTTTGGGGAATGACCTCTTATTCTTTGTATATCGACTCTTGGGCAATTATTTGGGTGGGTGTAGTACAAGGTTTTGGTATCGGTTTAGCCTATGTTGCTTTAAGTACAGTTACATTTTCCACTCTAACGGGAGCCTTACGTAATGAAGGCACTTCATTATTTAATTTGATGAGAAATATAGGCAGTAGTATAGGTATCTCAATAGTAACCAGTTTATTGACGAGTAATACACAAATTAATCATGGCGTACTTGCCTCTCATATAACACCTTATAATATAGCAGCAAATAATGCTTACTTTGCTAATCATATTGATGTATCAACACCAGCAGGGTTAGCTTCTTTAAATTATATGCTCACTAATCAAGCAACGATGATTGCTTATATTGACGATTTTAAATTAATGATGCTTATTACCCTTGGTGTTCTTCCTTTGCTCTGTTTTATAAAAAAACCTAAAGACAAAGTAGAACATTCAATTGCTATGGATTAA
- a CDS encoding HlyD family secretion protein, with protein sequence MKLTNWMQERRRFLLIGVPFILFLVILLFYLFGGRYVSTDNAYIQAAKAAISANVSGQVVKIYVHDNQKVTEGAPLFSLDDEPYKIALEKAKAELINTRLQVQALKATYKQREANTKKAQQTFSYMQQEYNRQKKLAASGISSQRQLNKATNNLENATQQLTAAQQQMANALANLGNNENISVDKHPLVQQAKAQVNRAKLNLSYTVVKAPMDGIVTKVEQIQPGDYIHAGAAVFALISNKNIWVEANLKETQITNIKPGQNAIVVIDAYRDKKISGYVVSTSPGTGATFSLLPPENATGNWVKITQRIPIRIAIKDVEKMPFLKSGLSVVVTVDTQHRRIFSANSND encoded by the coding sequence ATGAAGTTAACAAACTGGATGCAAGAGCGTAGACGTTTTTTGCTTATTGGTGTTCCATTTATTCTTTTTTTGGTCATTTTATTGTTTTATTTGTTTGGTGGTCGTTACGTTTCTACGGATAATGCTTATATCCAAGCCGCTAAAGCAGCTATTAGTGCTAATGTATCCGGCCAAGTTGTAAAGATTTATGTACATGATAATCAAAAGGTAACAGAAGGAGCTCCTTTATTTAGCCTTGATGATGAGCCTTATAAAATTGCGTTGGAAAAAGCCAAAGCAGAATTAATCAATACACGTTTACAAGTACAAGCGCTCAAAGCAACTTATAAACAACGTGAAGCTAATACAAAAAAAGCACAACAAACATTTAGTTACATGCAACAAGAATATAATCGCCAAAAAAAATTGGCTGCCTCAGGTATTTCCTCCCAAAGGCAATTAAATAAAGCGACCAATAACTTAGAAAATGCAACACAGCAATTGACAGCAGCTCAACAGCAGATGGCAAATGCACTGGCTAATTTGGGCAATAATGAGAACATATCTGTGGATAAGCACCCTTTAGTGCAACAAGCCAAGGCCCAAGTGAATCGAGCAAAGCTTAATCTTTCATATACAGTAGTTAAAGCGCCTATGGATGGCATTGTAACTAAGGTAGAACAAATACAGCCTGGTGATTATATCCATGCAGGCGCTGCAGTATTTGCCTTGATTTCCAATAAAAATATATGGGTTGAAGCTAATTTAAAGGAAACCCAAATAACCAATATAAAACCGGGACAAAACGCAATTGTTGTGATTGATGCGTACCGTGATAAAAAAATATCAGGTTATGTGGTAAGTACCAGCCCTGGGACTGGTGCTACTTTTTCTCTATTACCTCCAGAGAATGCTACAGGAAACTGGGTAAAAATTACACAAAGAATACCTATACGCATAGCCATTAAAGATGTAGAAAAGATGCCTTTTTTAAAATCCGGCTTAAGTGTTGTGGTGACTGTGGACACTCAACATCGTCGAATTTTTTCAGCAAATAGCAATGACTGA